From Theileria annulata chromosome 1, complete sequence, *** SEQUENCING IN PROGRESS ***, one genomic window encodes:
- a CDS encoding uncharacterized protein (Tap821d03.p1c.cand.87 - score = 33.65;~SMART 7 WD40 (SM00320) domains, at aa 68-111, E()=1.10e+01; 116-155, E()=2.57e+00; 159-198, E()=2.30e+00; 205-243, E()=3.64e-02; 246-285, E()=2.93e- 06; 313-352, E()=7.64e+01; 360-399, E()=8.04e-04), which yields MDDPENILYNQCIGIDRLCNDYSSTIVTYLNRGKYIKKGKKVYHKDVPSEIPNVLPVSFYTKYPNRYNGVCNHLVHAASNRNKFPNISLKWFPNGRMLLAGTQGGKFIMWNGITFQFDDIKRFPVGTGSVTCFEWSPFGDFLVAGDEYGKLALLSPALSLLNTNLYEGMNNGILDLSLSPNGSKFVACSDTYSPHIFDIQTTTLEGLLAAENIGSTSISCLQWNPYKNLVVTGSRTNIITLWDPMNKSQITSIYAHKSPIHKILWNPNGITFLTTALDGLVKLWDVRILKPLLTYKIAASNQDESVYLTNINNINLLKSSKAVTVVTAMSWNPVQTNVFAVGDNKSRLFHFTTHFTEPVSTVDLRVTDEKTPSTTSMDFHPFGHLLATCSDDRYVRFWSRSILGGHNRLYTQDSHFILDDKVKHAPFTRFDFKNEIEVERIPSMKNIDK from the exons ATGGATGATcctgaaaatattttatataaccAGTGCATTGGAATTGATAGGCTTTGTAACGATTATTCGTCAACAATAGTAACATACTTAAATAGAGGAAAGTATATCAAGAAAGGAAAGAAAGTATACCATAAAGACGTACCATCAGAAATCCCAAATGTATTGCCAGTTAGTTTCTACACAAAGTACCCGAACCGCTACAACGGAGTGTGCAACCACCTGGTCCACGCGGCGTCAAATCGTAATAAATTCCCAAATATCTCATTAAAG TGGTTTCCAAATGGGAGGATGTTGCTGGCAGGAACGCAAGGTGGAAAGTTTATCATGTGGAACGGAATAACATTCCAATTTGATGATATAAAACGTTTTCCA GTGGGAACAGGAAGCGTAACCTGTTTTGAATGGTCACCATTCGGAGATTTTTTAGTTGCAGGTGACGAATACGGAAAATTGGCATTACTATCACCAGCCCTGTCATTGTTAAACacaaatttatatgaaG GCATGAATAATGGTATTTTGGACCTAAGTCTGTCACCAAACGGAAGTAAATTTGTAGCATGCTCAGATACATACTCTCCACATATATTCGACATACAAACTACGACATTGGAAGGGTTATTAGCTGCGGAAAATATAGGGTCGACGTCAATAAGCTGTTTACAGTGGAACCCGTACAAAAACCTGGTAGTAACAGGTAGTAgaacaaatataataacaCTCTGGGACCCAATGAATAAATCACAAATCACATCAATATATGCACACAAATCACCAATACACAAAATACTGTGGAATCCAAATGGAATCACATTCCTAACCACAGCATTAGATGGACTAGTAAAACTGTGGGATGTGAGGATACTAAAACCACTGTTGACATACAAAATAGCAGCGTCTAACCAGGATGAGTCAGTATATCTAACAAACATCAATAACATTAACTTGTTAAAGAGTAGTAAAGCAGTAACAGTAGTTACAGCAATGAGTTGGAACCCAGTACAGACCAACGTATTCGCAGTAGGTGATAACAAGTCAAGACTATTTCATTTTACGACACATTTTACAGAACCGGTATCAACAGTGGATCTCAGAGTTACAGATGAAAAGACTCCATCAACAACATCAATGGATTTCCATCCATTCGGACACCTGTTGGCTACATGTTCAGACGACAGATACGTCCGGTTCTGGAGCCGTAGCATCCTGGGAGGACATAACAGACTATATACACAAGATTCCCATTTTATTCTAGACGATAAAGTAAAGCACGCACCATTCACAAGGTTCGACttcaaaaatgaaattgaagTTGAAAGAATACCTTCAATGAAGAACATAGATAAATGA
- a CDS encoding uncharacterized protein (Tap821d03.p1c.C.cand.30 - score = 26.33): MALDFLYRNLEQMSFLHKPLNYGKDLCHSTANVYGTDDVCKSPTMAVENPDSQDLSSLGLQYSDPAATNKKPKTILPKKPPLSSSEFLASNCTNKFCDDKYYYGNSFLWNSMINNLNYEKGSWTDSNWRNNDWNCVASDLTTNSGTVNSLNEEKNSDIFQSGSNSFSFLNSGSNYLLSKSLSSDVNKNESTAETTPETMVTNSFQSVNLTSLSGYQFPPFSKSFKNVNSFMNNHPPLSNSPSCDKVEEESYKEKGNKLKKDLTFDKDLDLTTITHSNGPPVTMKVYTSWSSDSENTTSVKKSEKVQLVARSGNWIYVRVNSNPNRYGWIPEFTLVESEMLSRKMTTN; this comes from the exons atgGCTTTGGACTTTCTTTATAGAAACCTCGAACAAATGAGTTTTTTACATAAACCCCTAAATTATGGGAAG GACCTATGCCATTCTACAGCAAACGTTTATGGAACAGATGATGTTTGTAAATCACCAACAATGGCAGTTGAAAATCCAGATTCCCAAGATCTGTCAAGTTTAGGGCTGCAATACAGTGACCCAGCAGCCACTAATAAAAAGCCAAAGACAATTTTGCCAAAGAAACCACCGCTCTCAAGCTCAGAATTTCTAGCTAGCAACTGCACTAACAAGTTTTGCGatgataaatattactACGGTAACTCTTTCCTTTGGAATAGTATGATAAACAATCTCAACTATGAAAAAGGATCATGGACAGATTCCAATTGGCGCAACAACGATTGGAATTGCGTTGCTTCTGATTTGACAACAAATAGTGGGACAGTGAATAGCCTGAATGAGGAAAAAAATTCTGATATTTTCCAGAGTGGCAGCAATAGTTTTAGTTTCCTCAATTCAGGATCAAACTACCTATTATCCAAATCATTGTCTTCAGACGTTAACAAAAACGAAAGTACCGCTGAAACTACGCCAGAAACCATGGTTACAAATTCCTTTCAAAGTGTAAATCTCACTAGTTTAAGTGGCTATCAGTTTCCACCCTTTTCTAAGTCATTCAAAAACGTAAATAGTTTCATGAACAACCACCCTCCTTTATCCAACTCCCCTAGTTGTGATAAAGTTGAAGAAGAAAGCTATAAAGAAAAGGGAAATAAACTGAAAAAAGATCTTACCTTTGATAAGGATTTGGATTTAACAACCATAACGCACAGCAACGGCCCTCCTGTTACCATGAAAGTTTACACTTCTTGGAGTTCCGACTCGGAAAATACTACATCCGTCAAAAAGTCTGAAAAAGTTCAGCTGGTTGCCAGATCCGGCAATTGGATATACGTTAGAGTCAACTCAAATCCAAATCGCTATGGTTGGATACCCGAATTTACTCTTGTAGAGTCTGAAATGTTATCAAGGAAAATGACAACCAACTAA
- a CDS encoding uncharacterized protein (Tap821d03.p1c.C.cand.31 - score = 15.93): MESVTNRIEKLKFSENKLESDGNLKLSDNSFPLVHTERFTVTDSNGTLNPQFHYHNSDEDTEYTLTALKFSNSWQLFLTYSGNVGTWLCSSADLSHLDIYSTKVLLGDRTKEYYQIYSRNGIKVLCDCLREKNKIDKYSPTGFKTCLSNF, from the exons ATGGAATCCGTAACAAATCGCATAGAAAAACTCAAATTTAGTGAAAATAAGTTAGAATCTGATGGAAATTTAAAGTTATCCGATAACTCTTTCCCCCTGGTTCACACCGAAAGGTTTACAGTTACAGATTCAAACGGTACTTTAAACCCgcaatttcattatcatAACTCAGATGAGGATACTGAATACACATTAACGGCACTCAAGTTTTCTAATTCCTGGCAACTTTTCTTGACATACTCAGGAAATGTTGGAACCTGG TTATGCTCATCCGCAGATTTATCGCATTTGGACATTTATTCAACCAAAGTTTTGTTAGGAGATAG GACTAAGGAATACTACCAGATTTACTCCAGGAATGGAATCAAGGTCCTTTGTGATTGTCTGAGAGAGAAAAACAAAATCGACAAATACTCTCCCACAGGTTTTAAGACATGTTTAAGCAACTTTTAG
- a CDS encoding chloroplast ribosomal protein L1 or 50S ribosomal protein L10, putative (Tap821d03.p1c.cand.86 - score = 28.37;~SMART pfam:Ribosomal_L1 (PF00687) at aa 128-346, E()=1.80e-10): MKLLNLFKFYSVCHLLYTDYTYCFVFYNFLNLELNKLGHSPFILLASKNPKSSKYFKGEKVKSEEDFQRILETAKSLNLTEKDLNDYALKHLPEESLRKRFLYLIKPKKEEKVLPKRLRKHLAILPQKNIEYPIDEAISRIKIISGTKFVEGIDVAIRIPVTNKKAKSTAGQYSKLITIPYKSLKSKRTKVGIFGIKDTVEEIKSKGLENLVFIGGEELIKEFKEKQEIPEVNLVLSDVETYPKLSLLGKLLSKQGLMPNLSVGTCVESKTDFLEIIDDLINRNVLVIKSDKTGDIKCNFADVSMPLDEIRTNLLEIFRYLKKNKPPYSTQKFVNKIFISSSMGPSFRLNVKQLKSNSK; this comes from the exons atgaaattgttgaacttatttaaattctacTCTGTTTGCCATTTGTTATATACAGATTATACATATtgttttgtattttataattttttaaacctAGAACTAAACAAATTAGGACATAgtccatttattttattagCTTCAAAGAACCCTAAATCAAGTAAATACTTCAAAGGAGAAAAAGTCAAATCCGAAGAAGATTTTCAAAGGATTTTAGAAACAGCAAAATCACTAAACCTAACAGAAAAGGATTTAAACGATTACGCATTAAAACACCTTCCAGAAGAAAGTTTGAGGAAGAGGTTCCTATATCTAATAAAACCAAAAAAGGAAGAGAAAGTACTCCCGAAAAGATTACGTAAACATTTGGCAATATTGCCACAAAAAAATATAGAATACCCAATAGACGAAGCAATAAgtagaataaaaataattagcGGGACTAAATTTGTGGAAGGAATCGACGTCGCAATAAGGATACCAGTGACAAATAAAAAAGCAAAATCGACAGCAGGACAGTATTCTAAACTAATAACGATACCATATAAGTCACTTAAATCAAAGAGAACAAAAGTAGGAATATTCGGAATTAAAGATACAGTAGAAGAGATAAAATCAAAAG gGCTTGAAAATTTGGTTTTTATCGGAGGCgaagaattaattaagGAGTTTAAGGAAAAACAAGAAATACCAGAAGTAAACCTAGTCCTATCAGACGTTGAAACATACCCGAAACTTAGTCTTTTGGGGAAATTGCTGTCAAAGCAAGGGTTAATGCCAAATTTGTCAGTAGGAACGTGTGTAGAGTCAAAAACAGATTTCCTAGAAATAATCGACGACCTAATAAACAGAAACGTATTGGTGATTAAATCTGACAAAACGGGAGATATCAAGTGTAATTTCGCAGATGTGTCAATGCCATTGGATGAAATAAGAACAAATTTGCTAGAAATATTTAG atatCTGAAGAAAAATAAGCCGCCATACTCAACACagaaatttgtaaataaaatatttatatcgTCATCGATGGGCCCGTCATTCAGATTAAACGTCAAACAACTGAAAAGCaattctaaataa
- a CDS encoding vacuolar sorting protein (Vps16) (Tap821d03.p1c.cand.88 - score = 56.83;~SMART pfam:Vsp16_N (PF04841) at aa 1-480, E()=1.70e-02; pfam:Vsp16_C (PF04840) at aa 616-925, E()=7.20e-05) has translation MENWCQLGDKNIRREVWPTSQINSAPEDIKAVAPLGSMLAIVSGDSKNLNTDEENVKCVLRIYNGSCVLVTSVKWYVSFENILGIQWTDSLELVSVFTNGCVRVYSAHGELLRTFYLHSYGESNNNRIDPELIKYKIWSNGLVFVNFADQRLYFQKGFETQNTWVVELNEFALSVTALGVVANRSWNQVLVIFSTLNGTNFIKMDHLMKCTNFEDFQKCLLQVNPCTYTHISTSPYHFSQTNLSTCDFEDLKEEQDVNSNINKKVKSNKYFIGMGNNEEGLLTSLCIDDRSVKILWEIKIEPFNNIYTMSEGILAVTFTTKTDNLSNDPKSPNNPQILENESNENDNTEQMLRRDRESNLIKLIYNADYDLNIYTQVIEILSDIGGGLRVFTRSKMEYLDIVSISSELALSPDRCDVTNSLLRTYEMFKNGDEKSSESLYSIRDKLHRASKVCLEASKDQWNFETALLLIEFSIFSSSMNSLNDSTAKNNNNSEEDSVSDQKFKNIELARENESKGDRGHILIICYLRVCKNLVEYNIYTNINQLMLFGLKRLIVLLTSLKLYLLSIRICEFFRISPVLVLIGWITTRIKLGTHLTDSELFSIISNRLDKYLGTVLSFSKVAQVVFKQGRDVLALSFIEREKCPYKQFKVLIKWNELSRAAKVANECGDPTLINFIILKTFNNHDISNIITLSNEYSLIKNMFVHQLLLSGNDKVLQVFYERTNSVFEAGLNSINIYNRNNPFLTNREGEPDGKDKRDDLNRERKYSLNYSNGYFGNKTNTDATFWHEAVNNEMLLLEHQITLENTHESLKSIKLVGRSLMETIYELYKLNLTKEVEVLVNAFKLPINQTRCAKIAAYHKTHNVQELFNLIQDKQFSSVYIKPNFTYFHLLLQTLISLGANTHVDTIIHNMKPSQHNYWRNFVNQFNKN, from the coding sequence ATGGAAAACTGGTGCCAATTGGGTGACAAAAACATTAGAAGAGAGGTGTGGCCAACCTCCCAGATCAACAGCGCACCCGAAGATATCAAAGCAGTGGCCCCGCTGGGAAGCATGTTGGCAATTGTCTCAGGAGATTCAAAGAACCTTAATACAGATGAAGAAAATGTAAAGTGTGTATTGAGGATATACAATGGCTCATGCGTCCTAGTAACATCAGTAAAATGGTACGTTAGTTTTGAGAACATTTTAGGGATACAGTGGACAGATAGTCTAGAACTTGTTTCAGTATTTACCAATGGGTGTGTTCGAGTTTATTCAGCACACGGAGAACTTTTGCGCACATTCTACCTCCACTCATACGGAGAATCAAATAACAACAGAATTGATCCGGAACttataaagtataaaatttggtCCAACGGGCTAGTATTTGTCAACTTTGCAGACCAAAGACTTTACTTTCAAAAGGGATTTGAAACACAAAATACCTGGGTAGTTGAATTGAATGAATTCGCATTATCAGTAACAGCCTTGGGCGTTGTGGCAAACCGAAGTTGGAACCAAGTGCTGGTGATATTCTCAACTCTAAACGGCacaaatttcattaaaatggACCACCTCATGAAGTGTACAAATTTTGAAGATTTCCAAAAATGTCTACTACAAGTTAATCCCTGCACGTATACTCACATATCTACTTCACCATACCACTTTTCACAGACAAATTTGTCAACGTGTGATTTCGAAGATCTAAAGGAAGAACAGGATGTtaattcaaatattaacaaaaaggttaaatctaataaatatttcatAGGTATGGGAAATAATGAAGAGGGACTCCTTACAAGTTTGTGTATAGATGATAGAAGCGTGAAAATACTGTGggaaattaaaatagaGCCATTCAATAACATTTACACGATGAGTGAAGGAATCCTTGCAGTAACATTCACGACTAAAACGGATAACTTATCCAATGATCCAAAGTCACCAAATAACCCGCAgattttagaaaatgaaaGTAACGAAAATGATAATACGGAGCAGATGTTGAGAAGGGATAGGGAAAGTAACTTGATTAAGCTGATATATAACGCAGATTATGATTTGAATATTTACACCCAAGTAATAGAGATCTTGAGTGATATCGGTGGAGGGTTGAGAGTGTTTACAAGAAGTAAGATGGAGTATTTAGATATAGTGTCGATTTCTAGCGAGTTGGCATTATCGCCAGACCGTTGCGATGTTACAAATAGCCTCCTTAGAACATATGAAATGTTCAAAAACGGAGATGAAAAGTCCTCAGAATCACTCTATTCAATAAGGGATAAACTTCATAGAGCAAGTAAGGTCTGTTTGGAAGCATCAAAAGACCAGTGGAACTTTGAAACTGCACTACTACTGATTGAATTCTCTATTTTTTCATCATCAATGAACTCTTTAAATGATTCAACCgctaaaaataataataatagtgaGGAAGATTCTGTGTCGGATCaaaagtttaaaaatatagAACTCGCTAGGGAAAATGAATCGAAAGGAGATAGAGGtcatatattaataatatgttaCTTGAGAGTGTGCAAAAACCTAgttgaatataatatatacacCAACATTAACCAACTCATGTTATTTGGGTTAAAGCGTTTAATTGTACTCCTAACAAGCCTTAAGTTGTATTTGCTTAGCATCAGAATCTGTGAATTCTTCAGAATTAGCCCTGTATTGGTCCTAATTGGGTGGATTACAACGAGAATTAAACTTGGGACGCATTTAACCGACTCAGAGCTTTTTAGCATTATTTCAAACCGACTGGACAAGTATTTGGGGACCGTTTTATCATTTTCGAAAGTTGCGCAGGTGGTTTTCAAGCAAGGAAGAGACGTGCTGGCTCTGTCATTCATAGAGCGAGAAAAGTGTCCATACAAGCAATTCAAGGTTCTAATAAAGTGGAATGAACTAAGCAGAGCAGCAAAAGTAGCAAACGAATGTGGAGACCCAACTctaatcaattttataatcCTCAAGACCTTTAACAATCACGATATTTCCAACATAATAACACTGTCTAACGAGTATAGCCTTATCAAGAACATGTTTGTTCACCAGCTACTTTTGAGTGGCAACGACAAGGTGCTCCAGGTGTTTTATGAGAGGACCAACAGCGTCTTTGAAGCCGGACTCAACAGTATAAACATATATAACCGTAATAACCCCTTTTTAACTAATAGAGAAGGAGAACCTGATGGGAAAGACAAGAGGGATGACCTTAACAGGGAACGGAAATATAGCTTAAACTATAGTAACGGGTACTTTGGGAACAAGACGAACACCGATGCAACATTTTGGCATGAGGCtgtaaataatgaaatgCTCCTTCTAGAACATCAAATTACACTAGAAAACACTCACGAGTCACTTAAATCTATCAAACTGGTGGGGAGGAGCTTGATGGAGACCATTTACGAGCTTTACAAGCTTAACTTAACCAAGGAGGTTGAGGTTCTTGTGAACGCTTTCAAGTTGCCGATAAATCAAACTCGTTGTGCAAAAATCGCTGCCTATCACAAAACCCATAATGTCCAGGAGCTTTTCAATCTTATTCAGGACAAGCAGTTTTCCAGCGTCTACATTAAGCCCAACTTTACTTACTTCCACCTCCTCCTGCAAACTCTCATTAGTCTGGGCGCGAACACTCACGTCGACACCATAATTCACAACATGAAGCCTTCCCAGCATAACTACTGGAGGAACTTTGTCAACCAGTTCAACAAAAACTAA
- a CDS encoding uncharacterized protein (Tap821d03.p1c.C.cand.29 - score = 55.09), whose product MEDIIKYNYYKSFGRRYQYIDNVNDIIANTIKNELQIYEKGNDKLLDKESGIKSEDNSGETSEHSEDLDHIRENPYSYILDQFKDVISSEQSSDFEDLSNENKTTVRIKFSEQDQTKNDDPLDSGQNFRLGPKSKKIQEKEQNQTDLNSLENFGADEDKKINFYLPHVVLRKLNSNKDPLNLNKVFSNLERNLSDVRYKYQKTLSNLALKSSAVRRNYRLTCFNPVHPKNIRKIEPDQEHNQDKINNKRDVDKNNFDLNKWLDELPNDLKNFIEDESISNSLNSIKDFKESKQLKDNEINKMDLNNRDAKDLHETHSEEETESVINIEKEDENPVSDKGYMEVIQKDYIDPLKDVISEDIKTGLDEIKQGITDLYNNSPKIFQNIFGSSEPDKELDKSRKPSKELNSYYLETNRDAVENLDSPDGEYDPFDNDYKIFDMKEKYQSFDISDKKPPQDSTPVVNRDFNENYVVYKENQVKSPEKVVKSVGEYNIGFLSNLWTINEKCKLMRNENARTNTINPWFGSPAKEAMYRQRSLDNSNQEYKECTTVLDKERNMKYKIVMDENNKPVYLIDNIEPGDEERAKKYKDTVLTIQRNRIKNRNNNLDSNLEDGVYDPLKQFQQTIEQTKLINETDLAILGRPKVKRTNRKF is encoded by the coding sequence atggaggatataattaagtataatTACTATAAATCATTTGGCAGACGTTACCAATATATTGATAATGTAAATGATATAATCGCTAATacaataaaaaatgaattgcaaatttatgaaaaagGTAATGATAAATTGTTAGACAAGGAATCAGGAATCAAGTCAGAAGATAATTCAGGTGAAACATCCGAACACTCAGAGGATCTAGATCATATTCGTGAAAATCCGTATTCCTACATTCTGGACCAATTTAAAGATGTTATTTCATCAGAACAATCTTCTGATTTTGAagatttatcaaatgaaaataagACAACAGTCcgaataaaattttcagaaCAGGATCAAACTAAGAATGATGATCCTTTAGACTCGGGTCAAAACTTTAGATTGGGGCCtaaatctaaaaaaatacAGGAAAAAGAGCAAAATCAAACAGATTTAAATAGTCTAGAAAATTTTGGGGCAGACGaagataaaaaaattaatttctatCTACCACACGTAGTTCTCCGTAAATTGAATTCAAACAAAGATCcattgaatttaaataaagttTTTTCAAACCTAGAAAGGAATTTGAGTGATGTAAGAtataaatatcaaaaaaCATTAAGTAACTTAGCACTGAAATCCTCAGCCGTAAGAAGGAATTATAGACTAACGTGTTTTAATCCAGTACATCCTAAAAATATAAGGAAGATCGAACCAGATCAGGAACACAATcaagataaaattaataataaacgTGATGtggataaaaataattttgatctAAATAAATGGTTAGATGAATTACCCAATGAtcttaaaaattttatagaaGATGAATCAATAtcaaattctttaaattctataaaagattttaaagaaaGCAAACAGTTAAaagataatgaaattaataaaatggaCTTAAATAACAGAGATGCTAAAGATCTGCACGAAACTCACTCGGAGGAAGAAACGGAGTCTGTTATCAACATTgaaaaagaagatgaaAACCCTGTTTCGGATAAAGGATACATGGAAGTCATACAAAAGGATTATATCGATCCTCTAAAAGATGTAATAAGTGAAGATATCAAAACTGGTCTAGATGAAATAAAGCAGGGAATAACagatttatataataattcgcctaaaatatttcagaACATATTTGGTAGCTCAGAACCTGACAAAGAGCTAGATAAATCTAGAAAGCCATCAAAGGAACTTAATTCATATTATCTTGAAACAAATCGAGATGCTGTAGAAAACCTTGATAGCCCTGATGGTGAGTACGATCCATTTGACAATGACTACAAGATCTTTGATATGAAGGAGAAATACCAGTCATTTGACATTTCTGACAAAAAACCTCCGCAGGATTCAACGCCAGTAGTGAATAGagattttaatgaaaattacGTGGTTTACAAGGAGAATCAGGTGAAAAGCCCGGAGAAGGTTGTCAAAAGTGTAGGCGAATATAATATAGGATTTCTATCGAACTTATGGACAATTAACGAAAAATGCAAATTAATGAGAAATGAAAACGCCAGAACTAATACGATCAACCCGTGGTTTGGAAGCCCAGCAAAAGAGGCAATGTACCGTCAACGTTCGTTAGATAACTCAAACCAAGAATATAAGGAGTGCACAACTGTTTTGGATAAGGAGAGAAACatgaaatataaaatcGTAATGGACGAGAATAACAAACCGGTTTATTTAATAGACAACATAGAACCAGGTGATGAAGAAAGGGCCAAAAAGTATAAAGATACAGTATTAACTATACAAAGGAATCGAATTAAGAATaggaataataatttggattcAAACTTAGAGGACGGAGTTTATGACCCCCTGAAACAATTTCAACAAACAATCGAACAGACAAAACTCATCAATGAAACTGATTTGGCTATACTGGGCAGACCTAAAGTAAAAAGAAcaaatagaaaattttaa
- a CDS encoding uncharacterized protein (Tap821d03.p1c.cand.84 - score = 19.49) codes for MNSVDTSSAEDDLVENFQQKMVLRRFKRPLLTLNKRLNDVYLTRDVPLCVYYRRCVKLLRWHLPLISKVFSSEFMQNNNNNFSVTELLSKNKVLVSFSYLLILKVPTDTNGQMYYPDGQNSLQKHLEDPMLRIFGSGFCVKKSFYLLQDLYYHIVTMYKLSFTRFLHKSGVLKYCDDCKNKINTGLKLSDNQLSKLFECELCMSLNKAMFEDLFKSVFEVVISTDSICCSDDLWILDSTSNDPKLSVEPANRYISSVSITLKPCDFNL; via the exons atgaattcAGTTGACACCTCTTCTGCTGAAGATGATCTTGTCGAAAACTTCCAACAAAAAATGGTTCTCAGAAGATTCAAAAGACCTCTTTTAACTCTaaataaaagattaaaCGATGTTTATTTAACAAGGGACGTTCCCCTCTGTGTATACTATAGAAGGTGTGTTAAACTTCTAAGATGGCATCTTCCTTTAATTTCTAAGGTTTTCTCATCTGAATTCATGcaaaataacaataataattttagtgtAACTGAATTGCTAAGTAAGAATAAAGTTTTGGTAAgtttttcatatttattgattttaaaggTACCGACCGATACAAATGGTCAGATGTATTACCCTGATGGTCAAAATTCCTTACAAAAACATTTAGAAGATCCTATGTTAAGGATATTTGGGTCAGGATTCTGTGTAAAGAAGTCATTTTACTTGCTACAAGACCTATACTATCATATTGTTACCATGTACAAACTATCCTTTACAAGATTTTTACACAAATCTGGAGTATTGAAGTACTGTGATGATTgtaaaaacaaaattaatactGGTTTGAAGTTATCGGATAACCAATTATCAAAGCTTTTTGAATGTGAATTATGTATGTCTCTAAATAAAGCTATGTTTGAGGACCTTTTTAAATCTGTATTTGAAGTTGTTATTTCAACTGATTCAATCTGCTGCTCAGATGACCTTTGGATACTAG ATTCCACTTCAAATGACCCAAAATTATCG GTTGAGCCAGCCAATAGGTACATTTCATCGGTGTCAATAACTTTAAAGCCCTGTGATTTtaatctttaa